A genomic window from Slackia heliotrinireducens DSM 20476 includes:
- a CDS encoding ABC transporter ATP-binding protein, producing the protein MIAVFKRILSWAGDLRGRVIAGFLIEILIAAATCMPLFVAAWVLGQLIDVARGQQSLDASVAWMALGAIGACMIVRAIAWFVKDTQQESVGYERGAATRLEIGEVLKRVSLGYFQNVKTGDILSTVTTSLNVVELEAVRQADAALGGYIAAALITAWLFAVCPLAGVVSVAAIALATLTLRAINRNAARLTPAARRATDHLSGAVIGLYEGLGTIKSYGATKEGLAPYHAANEELKKARIAIEYGFTAPATVHRIILTVASAVLPAVAAAALVAGQLELWMFAGVVLVSMTIFTPIIKLSDAAHMFADLNDSLDRIQAVEHAEFIDDDGSDMKLDRYDIVFDDVSFSYDGREVIHDVSFDIPEGTTTAIVGPSGSGKTTLSSLMARFYDVNSGAVCIGGHDVREFTVDSLLRNFSMVFQDVYLFDDTIEANIAFGREGATHEMVVEAAKRAQCHDFIMELPQGYDTVVKMGGTSLSGGERQRISIARALLKDAPIVILDEATASIDPENERMVQQALTELTHGKTVVVIAHRLATIEHADQILVVDGGRVVQKGTHAQLVAEEGTYRRFVEVRAQAEGWRIG; encoded by the coding sequence ATGATTGCTGTGTTCAAGAGGATCCTTTCGTGGGCTGGAGACCTGAGGGGTCGCGTGATTGCCGGGTTCCTTATCGAGATACTCATCGCGGCAGCCACCTGCATGCCCCTTTTCGTGGCGGCATGGGTGCTCGGGCAGCTCATCGACGTCGCGCGTGGTCAACAGTCGCTGGATGCGAGCGTAGCCTGGATGGCACTCGGTGCAATCGGAGCGTGCATGATCGTTCGTGCAATCGCCTGGTTCGTTAAGGATACGCAACAGGAAAGCGTCGGCTACGAGCGAGGTGCGGCCACACGACTCGAAATCGGCGAGGTTCTGAAGCGCGTTTCGCTCGGCTATTTCCAAAACGTGAAGACGGGTGACATTCTTTCCACGGTCACGACGAGCCTGAACGTGGTCGAGCTCGAGGCTGTCCGCCAGGCCGACGCGGCCCTCGGCGGCTACATCGCTGCAGCTCTCATTACCGCATGGCTGTTCGCCGTGTGTCCGCTTGCGGGCGTTGTCTCTGTTGCGGCCATTGCGCTTGCGACGCTCACGCTGAGGGCCATCAACCGCAATGCCGCACGGCTCACCCCCGCAGCGCGACGTGCGACCGACCATCTTTCCGGAGCGGTCATCGGGCTGTACGAGGGGCTCGGAACCATCAAATCCTATGGAGCGACAAAGGAAGGCCTGGCGCCTTACCACGCAGCGAATGAGGAGTTGAAGAAAGCGCGCATCGCAATCGAGTACGGCTTTACCGCACCCGCGACCGTCCATCGCATCATCCTCACGGTCGCTTCGGCCGTGTTGCCCGCCGTCGCCGCTGCGGCACTGGTCGCAGGGCAGCTGGAGCTGTGGATGTTCGCCGGCGTCGTGCTGGTCTCCATGACGATATTCACACCCATCATCAAACTCTCCGACGCTGCGCACATGTTCGCGGACCTGAATGATTCGCTCGATCGCATCCAAGCCGTCGAACATGCCGAGTTCATCGACGACGATGGCAGCGACATGAAGCTGGACCGTTATGACATCGTCTTCGACGACGTGAGCTTCTCCTACGATGGTCGCGAAGTCATCCACGACGTGTCGTTCGATATTCCCGAAGGCACAACGACCGCTATCGTCGGCCCGAGCGGTTCGGGCAAGACGACGCTATCCAGCCTGATGGCACGCTTCTACGACGTGAATTCCGGCGCGGTGTGCATCGGCGGCCACGACGTACGCGAATTCACCGTCGACAGCCTGCTGCGCAACTTCTCGATGGTGTTCCAGGACGTGTACCTGTTCGACGACACTATCGAGGCCAACATCGCTTTCGGCCGCGAGGGCGCAACCCACGAAATGGTGGTCGAGGCGGCCAAGCGGGCACAGTGCCACGACTTCATCATGGAGCTTCCGCAAGGTTACGACACCGTAGTCAAGATGGGCGGCACGAGCCTTTCGGGCGGCGAGCGTCAGCGCATCTCCATTGCGCGGGCCTTGCTGAAGGATGCGCCGATCGTCATTCTGGACGAGGCGACAGCGTCCATCGACCCCGAGAACGAGCGTATGGTGCAACAGGCTTTAACCGAACTCACGCACGGGAAGACGGTTGTTGTCATCGCGCATCGCCTGGCGACCATCGAACATGCCGATCAGATTCTGGTCGTGGATGGCGGACGCGTTGTGCAGAAGGGCACACATGCGCAGCTCGTGGCCGAAGAAGGCACTTATCGACGCTTCGTCGAGGTACGCGCGCAGGCTGAAGGGTGGCGTATAGGGTAG